Part of the Bacillus andreraoultii genome is shown below.
ATTTTCTTTATCGTGAATACTATTCCCTTCCATCATCGTGCCAGGGGTGATTAATTGCACGACTTCTCGTCGAACCATACCCTTTGTTTGTTTCGGGTCTTCCATTTGCTCACATATCGCCACTTTATAGCCACGATTAACAAGAGTTTCAATATATCCTGATGCAGAATGATAAGGTACCCCGCACATCGGTATTTTTTCTTCTGCGCCACCATCTCTTGCTGTTAATGTGATTTCTAATTCTTGGCTCGCGTGAATTGCATCTTCAAAAAACAGTTCATAAAAATCGCCTAACCGAAAAAATAAAAAGGCATCTGTATATTCTGCCTTAATGCTTAAATATTGTTGAATCATTGGCGTATATTGTTTCATCTTCTAACACCTTTTCTGTTTCTTTCTCAAGTTGTAATTATATCATAGAGAAGTGATATTTTGCATAAAGAAACGATGGAAATAGAAAAATCACAGCATATCATCGCTGTGATTTCCTATATCTATCGATTATTGTGATTCATCTTTCCTTCTTAATTCAACTCGGCGTATTTTACCAGAATCTGTTTTTGGTAAAGATTGTACAAATTCAATTAATCGCGGATATTTATAAGGTGCTGTTAATTGTTTTACATGATTTTGTAATTCTTTTACAAGTGAGGCCTCTTCTTTTACTCCGTCCTTTAAAACTACAAATGCTTTTACTACATTGCCACGAATAGGGTCAGGATGAGCGACAACAGCACACTCTTTTACTAAGCTATGTTTCATCAATGCATCTTCAACTTCAAACGGTCCAATTGTATAGCCAGAACTAATAATCATATCATCACTTCTTCCAACAAACCAAAAGTAACCATCTTCATCTTTATAGGCAAGGTCCCCAGTGACAAAATAATCACCATGGAACGCATTTTTCGTTCTCACAGGATCCTCGTAATAACCAGCAAAAAGAGCTGGGAGATCTTTTCTTATCGCAATATTTCCTTTTACGCCCGGTTCTTGAGGTATCCCATTTTCATCAACAATTTCAACGAATTGTGGTAATATTGGTTTCCCCATTGAACCTGGTCTAACTTCCATTTCTTTTACTGTACCGATGACTAATGTACTTTCTGTTTGACCATAGCCATCACGAACAGTAATGCCAAAATGCGTTTTAAAAACATCGATAACTTCTCTATTTAGAGCTTCACCTGCAGAAACGGCGCTATGCAAATGGGAACCGAAGTTAAATTTTGATAAATCATGTACTTTTGCCATTAAGCGATATTCAGTCGGTGTACAACATAGTACATTCACTTTTTCTTGTTGTAGTAATTTTAAATATGTCTCTGGATGGAATCTACCTAAATAAACAAGACCTGTTGCGCCCATACCTAATACGGATAAAAATGGACTCCAAACCCATTTTTGCCAACCAGGTCCAGCAGTTGCCCACACAATATCTCCTTCATGAATATCAAGCCATTTTGTTGCGGCAATTCGTAAATGTGCAAATGCCCAGCCGTGAATATGAACGACGCCTTTTGGTTGACCAGTTGTTCCCGAAGTATACGTTATTAAGGCCGGATCATTTTTCGTTGTAGAAACTTTGACAAACTCATTAGGTTCACTTTTTACTAGATCTTCCATTTGAAGCCAGCCTTCTGTTTGACCAGAGAACGTAATTTTATAATCTAGATGGTTCGCTTCGGTTGAGATTTTATCTATTTCATCACAAAATGAAGTATATGAGATAACAGCTCTTACTTTCCCATTATTTAGCCGATATAATATATCTTGTGCCCGAAGCAACTCAGATGCTGGAATTATAACAAGCCCTGCTTTCCAACAGGCAAAATAAATAATATAAGATTGAATCATTCGTGGCACCATGACTAAAACACGGTCCCCTTTTTCAAGTCCCATATTCATAAGTGCATTCGCTAATTTGTTCCCTCGTAAAATTAAATCATGGTATGAAATTTCTTCACATTCACCATCTTTACTAATAAACTTTAATGCCTTTCTATCTGAATCATATTTTTCAATTTCATCAATAATGTTATATTCATTAGGTGCAATAAGCTCTTTTAAATTATTTAGATTATTATTCAACATATGAACCACTCTTCCTATTATAATAACAACAACTGAAAACCAATTGTTACACCTTATTATATAACTAAATCTTAGTACCTGGTAGTACTTTTTTGAAAAAATTTAATAAAAAAGGATGAACTAGAAGAAAAACCTCAGTTCATCCTTGATTTCAACTTATTTCATTGAGGGTGGTAAAACATTTAAATCAATATTCCAAACAATCGGTAAATAGAAATAGATTAAAAGTACGATAACAAAAATTGATACAATATTAATCCAGAACCCCGCTCTTACCATATCGTTAATTCTAATATGACCTGATCCAAAAACAATTGCATTTGGAGGAGTTGCAACTGGTAACATAAAGGCACAAGACGCAGCGATTCCTGCCGCAACCATTAAGCTAAACGGATGCACATTTAAAGCGATTGCAAGTGACGCCATAATTGGGTACATCATCGTCGCGGTTGCTGTATTTGATGTGATCTCCGTTAAGAATATAACCAATGTCGTAACGGTAAAAGTTACAACAAGGAAATGAACACCTTGAAGTACGGTTAACTGTTCTCCAATCCATTTGGCAAGTCCTGTTGAACTAAAACCTTTTGCAATTGCTAGACCCCCACCGAAGAGTAGTAGAATTCCCCATGGGACCTTTTTCGCGTCATTCCAATTAATTAATGCACCATCTTTCGTTTGCTTTGATGGTAATAAAAATAAAACAACTGCAGCAATTATGGCAATTAACGTATCATCTAGTTCAGGAATAAATTTATTTAAAATGAACGTTCTCGTTATCCACGAGAAGGCTGTTAACATAAATACAACTAACACAAGTTTTTCTTCAAAACTCATATTACCAAGGGATTTTTTCTCATCTAAAATAACTTCTTTTCCTCCAGGGATATTCTTCATCTTAACTTTAAAAGCTACATTAACTAAGTAATACCAAGTAAACAAGATTAATATAATCGATAATGGGACGCCAAATGCCATCCATGTAGCAAAAGAAATTTCAACACCAAAAAGTTCTTTAATTACACTAGCAAAAATAACATTCGGTGGAGTACCAATTAATGTGCCAAGTCCCCCGATTGAAGCGGAATAAGCTATCCCGAGCATGATTGCTTTCCCAAAATTTTCTTCAATGGTTTCTTTTTGTTTTGCTAAAAGATCGGTAATATGCGTGATTACGGCAAGTGCAATCGGTAACATCATCATTGCAGTTGCTGTATTAGATATCCACATAGAGATAAATCCAGTTGCTACCATGAAGCCTAAAACAATACGTTCGGTACTTGTCCCAACAAATAAAATAATATATAATGCAATCCGACGGTGAAGATTCCATTTTTCCATCGCAATTGCAATAATGAATCCTCCTAAAAATAGGAAAATATTTGTATCTCCATATGCTGATGTTATTTCGCCGACTTTCTCAACTGCACCCGTTAATGGAAAGAGAATAACAGGTAAAAGTGATGTCGCCGGAATTGGAATCGCTTCTGTAATCCACCAAGTTGCAATCCATACCGTACTTGCTAAAACACCAAGTGCTTCTTTAGACATTCCTTCAGGTGATAGCGTTAACAAAATAATAAAGAATAGTAAAGGACCTAAAATTAATCCGATATTTTGTCTTGGTGTCCGCTTAGGTTCTCTAGATACTTTTTTCTTATTTACTTGTACTTGAGTGGATGAATTCGAAGATAGATTCGTATTATTACCGGTCGTCATGAATAATAACGTACTTTTAATATCATCGTGCATCACCCATAATTTCCCCCAAGATTGTTGTAACAAATTTCCCATCTTCTTCCCCCTTATATAAATGTGTTATTATACAATTACATTATGTTATACTTAAATACTTTTTGTCAATATTATAACGACATAATTCACCACTTTCTACTACTTTATTGATAAAATAAAAATACGGCTACAGTCTATTATTTTGTAGCCGCAATGCTTATTTTAAATTAAATAAAGAGATCCTGTTTAAGTTATATTCATTCAAAAACGGAAAACCATTTAGTGAATGTAAACAAACAGGACTCAATTTTCACATTACTCTTCCTCACCATCTACGAGAAAATCAGGATTTAACTCTTCAAATTCTTCATCAAGATCAAAATCCCAATCATCATCATCTGGCTCGCCTTCACCAAGTAAAATCGTAACCTTTGTTTCTCCGATAAGTTCGACAAGAAATTCTCTTTCTGCTGTTACAATAATCTTATCGCCATCTGATGAAATAATTGCTTC
Proteins encoded:
- a CDS encoding acyl-CoA synthetase: MLNNNLNNLKELIAPNEYNIIDEIEKYDSDRKALKFISKDGECEEISYHDLILRGNKLANALMNMGLEKGDRVLVMVPRMIQSYIIYFACWKAGLVIIPASELLRAQDILYRLNNGKVRAVISYTSFCDEIDKISTEANHLDYKITFSGQTEGWLQMEDLVKSEPNEFVKVSTTKNDPALITYTSGTTGQPKGVVHIHGWAFAHLRIAATKWLDIHEGDIVWATAGPGWQKWVWSPFLSVLGMGATGLVYLGRFHPETYLKLLQQEKVNVLCCTPTEYRLMAKVHDLSKFNFGSHLHSAVSAGEALNREVIDVFKTHFGITVRDGYGQTESTLVIGTVKEMEVRPGSMGKPILPQFVEIVDENGIPQEPGVKGNIAIRKDLPALFAGYYEDPVRTKNAFHGDYFVTGDLAYKDEDGYFWFVGRSDDMIISSGYTIGPFEVEDALMKHSLVKECAVVAHPDPIRGNVVKAFVVLKDGVKEEASLVKELQNHVKQLTAPYKYPRLIEFVQSLPKTDSGKIRRVELRRKDESQ
- a CDS encoding SLC13 family permease; protein product: MGNLLQQSWGKLWVMHDDIKSTLLFMTTGNNTNLSSNSSTQVQVNKKKVSREPKRTPRQNIGLILGPLLFFIILLTLSPEGMSKEALGVLASTVWIATWWITEAIPIPATSLLPVILFPLTGAVEKVGEITSAYGDTNIFLFLGGFIIAIAMEKWNLHRRIALYIILFVGTSTERIVLGFMVATGFISMWISNTATAMMMLPIALAVITHITDLLAKQKETIEENFGKAIMLGIAYSASIGGLGTLIGTPPNVIFASVIKELFGVEISFATWMAFGVPLSIILILFTWYYLVNVAFKVKMKNIPGGKEVILDEKKSLGNMSFEEKLVLVVFMLTAFSWITRTFILNKFIPELDDTLIAIIAAVVLFLLPSKQTKDGALINWNDAKKVPWGILLLFGGGLAIAKGFSSTGLAKWIGEQLTVLQGVHFLVVTFTVTTLVIFLTEITSNTATATMMYPIMASLAIALNVHPFSLMVAAGIAASCAFMLPVATPPNAIVFGSGHIRINDMVRAGFWINIVSIFVIVLLIYFYLPIVWNIDLNVLPPSMK